In one Gemmatimonadaceae bacterium genomic region, the following are encoded:
- a CDS encoding zinc-dependent alcohol dehydrogenase family protein: MHRAEYAARGPIPQDVIACVERPTPAPGAGEVLLELLAAPINPSDVLTLTGQYGMLPPLPAVGGNEGVARVAALGEGVTGVAVGEQALMPVGTGTWTSHKVAPAAGLMRLPPGGDPQQLAMLTVNPPTASLLLSEFVLLAPGDWVIQNAANSGVGEYVIQLAKRRGLRTVSVVRRDDAIAPLQAIGGDVVLVDGPDLAKRVADATGKAKIRLGLDAVGGSATDRIAQSVAVGGTVVNYGALSGEACKIAPGSFVFRDITLKGFWLAWWFRQATPQAQQALFGELAGLVLRGELKTRVHHAYPLAQIKDAVAAAATGGRDGKILLVP, encoded by the coding sequence ATGCATCGCGCTGAGTACGCGGCACGCGGGCCGATCCCGCAGGACGTCATCGCTTGCGTCGAGCGGCCCACACCCGCGCCCGGCGCTGGTGAGGTGCTGCTCGAATTGCTGGCGGCCCCGATCAATCCGTCAGACGTGCTGACGCTCACCGGACAGTATGGCATGCTGCCGCCACTGCCCGCCGTGGGAGGCAACGAAGGGGTCGCGCGCGTCGCCGCGCTTGGCGAGGGCGTCACCGGCGTGGCGGTGGGCGAGCAGGCGCTGATGCCTGTCGGCACCGGGACCTGGACGTCGCACAAAGTCGCGCCCGCGGCCGGGCTGATGCGCCTGCCGCCCGGTGGCGATCCGCAGCAGCTCGCCATGCTCACCGTGAACCCGCCCACGGCTTCGCTGCTCCTCTCGGAGTTCGTGCTGCTCGCCCCGGGCGACTGGGTCATTCAGAATGCCGCCAACAGCGGCGTGGGCGAGTATGTGATTCAGCTCGCGAAGCGTCGCGGCCTGCGCACGGTGAGCGTGGTGCGTCGCGACGACGCCATCGCGCCGCTCCAGGCGATCGGTGGCGATGTGGTGCTCGTGGACGGGCCGGATCTCGCCAAGCGCGTCGCCGATGCCACCGGGAAGGCCAAGATCCGCCTCGGGCTCGACGCCGTGGGCGGCAGCGCCACCGATCGCATCGCCCAAAGCGTAGCGGTGGGCGGCACGGTCGTGAACTACGGCGCGCTGAGCGGCGAGGCGTGCAAGATCGCGCCGGGCTCGTTCGTCTTCCGCGACATCACCCTCAAGGGCTTCTGGCTCGCGTGGTGGTTCCGGCAGGCCACGCCACAGGCGCAGCAGGCGCTCTTCGGAGAACTCGCGGGGCTCGTGCTGCGCGGTGAGCTCAAGACGCGCGTGCATCACGCCTATCCGCTCGCGCAGATCAAGGACGCCGTCGCCGCGGCGGCGACTGGCGGGCGCGACGGCAAGATTCTTCTGGTGCCGTGA
- a CDS encoding GreA/GreB family elongation factor, with amino-acid sequence MFQDLIAKMAREVETLQFELNVTLPAEIRKAVELGDLKENSEYKAALERQQFVQARLGQLTQRVTKLANIDIAQIPADKVGLGSKVVVQDEATNKRETYELVFGDAGELDDSHVTMGSPIGRALQGKGVGDQAILKLPTKVRRLQIVELQTIHDRNADDLV; translated from the coding sequence ATGTTTCAGGATCTGATCGCCAAGATGGCCCGCGAGGTTGAGACGCTGCAGTTCGAGCTCAATGTCACGCTGCCCGCCGAAATCCGCAAAGCCGTGGAGCTCGGTGACCTCAAGGAAAACAGCGAGTACAAGGCCGCGCTCGAACGGCAGCAGTTCGTGCAGGCGCGCCTCGGGCAGCTCACGCAGCGCGTGACCAAGCTGGCCAATATCGACATCGCCCAAATCCCTGCCGACAAGGTGGGGCTCGGGTCGAAGGTCGTCGTGCAGGATGAGGCGACCAACAAGCGCGAAACGTACGAACTCGTGTTCGGTGATGCCGGCGAGCTCGACGACTCGCACGTGACGATGGGCTCGCCGATCGGGCGGGCGCTGCAGGGGAAGGGGGTGGGCGATCAGGCCATTCTCAAGCTGCCCACCAAGGTGCGCCGCCTGCAGATCGTCGAGCTGCAGACCATTCACGATCGCAACGCCGACGATCTCGTCTAA
- a CDS encoding TonB-dependent siderophore receptor: MLAAALQQDTTTAPRDSAARRAAPARPAAQALGRVEVRADGARAGSYRPATSRSSTKTPTPLREIPQAITSFSAPLMRDLNLTNLQRAVEYVPGVVMGQGEGHRDAPTIRGQSTTADFFVDGVRDDAQYYRDTYNVAQLDALKGSNAAIFGRGGGGGVINRVMKQATFTPVRNGRVETASWNQRRVTLDIGQAIAPGTAARLNLLHEAGSGFRREFGYDRSGINPTVALLVGPVLLQGGAERFLDHRVVDRGLPSWNGRPSPMDARRFVGDPRYNTSRLTANSGYLMATWSVRPGLEIRSHTRGAHYDKFYQNTFASSALNAAGTQFTLGGYNTANDRHNRFQQTDVIWQAARGGLQHTLLLGAELSAQRTANRRETAYFNNASTTFAASPLTPTVTVPVTFRQSATDADNVTEARVAAVYAQEQLRVGRHVSVLGGVRHDRFTSQLRDRRSGAMFSRTDHLLAPRGALVLTPDSSLSFYGAWSMAYLPSSGDQFSALTASTATLAPEAFRNREAGVKWAAARGLDVTAAWFILDRSNTTAPDPLDPTRLVQTGRQQSRGVELGLQGAVTARWDVMGGVAVQRARVVSRTSSAAAGASVPLVPHTTASLWNKVRVTRRTALSLGVVHQGDRYAAIDNTVRLPRFTRVDAGLFLGLPLGLSTQLQVENLLDTRYAATSNGNNNIMPGSGRALRLSLSY, from the coding sequence ATGCTTGCGGCAGCCCTGCAGCAAGACACCACCACAGCGCCACGCGATTCGGCTGCCCGCCGAGCCGCTCCCGCGCGCCCCGCGGCCCAGGCGCTCGGGCGCGTGGAGGTACGCGCCGACGGGGCTCGTGCTGGCAGCTACCGGCCCGCGACCTCCCGCTCGAGCACCAAGACGCCCACGCCACTGCGCGAGATCCCGCAGGCGATTACCAGCTTCTCGGCGCCGCTGATGCGCGATCTCAACCTCACCAACCTGCAGCGGGCGGTCGAGTACGTCCCCGGCGTCGTCATGGGGCAGGGCGAGGGGCATCGCGATGCGCCCACGATTCGTGGCCAGAGCACGACGGCGGACTTTTTCGTAGATGGCGTGCGCGACGACGCCCAGTACTACCGTGACACGTACAACGTCGCGCAGCTGGACGCGCTCAAGGGGTCGAACGCGGCCATCTTCGGCCGCGGCGGCGGCGGCGGCGTCATCAACCGGGTCATGAAACAGGCGACGTTCACGCCGGTGCGGAACGGCCGGGTGGAGACGGCCAGCTGGAATCAACGACGCGTCACGCTTGATATCGGACAGGCGATTGCCCCCGGCACGGCCGCGCGACTTAATCTGCTGCATGAAGCGGGGAGCGGATTCCGCCGCGAGTTCGGCTACGACCGGAGCGGTATCAACCCCACCGTCGCCTTGCTCGTCGGCCCGGTGTTGCTGCAGGGAGGAGCGGAGCGATTCCTGGACCACCGCGTCGTGGATCGCGGCTTACCCAGTTGGAATGGACGGCCGTCGCCAATGGATGCCCGGCGGTTTGTCGGCGACCCGCGCTACAACACGTCACGCCTGACCGCGAACAGTGGCTACCTCATGGCGACGTGGAGCGTCCGACCGGGCCTCGAGATCCGATCGCACACGCGTGGCGCGCACTACGACAAGTTCTACCAGAACACCTTTGCAAGCAGCGCGCTCAACGCGGCCGGCACGCAATTCACGCTCGGCGGGTACAACACCGCCAACGATCGCCACAATCGCTTTCAGCAGACCGACGTGATCTGGCAGGCCGCGCGTGGTGGCTTGCAGCACACGTTGCTCCTCGGCGCGGAGCTCAGTGCACAGCGCACCGCGAACCGTCGCGAAACGGCCTACTTCAACAACGCCAGCACGACGTTTGCCGCCTCTCCGCTCACCCCCACGGTGACGGTCCCGGTGACGTTTCGCCAAAGTGCGACTGACGCCGACAATGTGACCGAGGCGCGCGTCGCGGCCGTGTACGCGCAGGAGCAGCTGCGCGTGGGGCGTCATGTCAGCGTACTCGGCGGCGTGCGTCACGATCGCTTCACGTCGCAGCTGCGCGATCGGCGCAGTGGGGCGATGTTCTCGCGGACGGATCACCTGTTGGCGCCGCGCGGGGCGCTGGTGCTGACGCCGGATTCCTCGCTGTCGTTCTACGGGGCGTGGTCGATGGCGTACCTGCCGAGCAGCGGCGATCAGTTCAGCGCGCTGACCGCCAGCACGGCGACGCTCGCCCCGGAGGCCTTTCGCAATCGGGAAGCGGGCGTAAAGTGGGCTGCCGCGCGTGGGCTCGACGTCACCGCCGCGTGGTTCATCCTCGATCGCTCCAACACGACCGCACCGGACCCGCTCGATCCGACACGGCTGGTGCAGACGGGGCGTCAGCAGAGCCGCGGGGTGGAGCTTGGGCTGCAGGGGGCGGTAACGGCGCGCTGGGATGTCATGGGCGGCGTGGCGGTGCAGCGCGCTCGCGTGGTAAGCCGCACGAGCAGTGCCGCAGCGGGCGCGAGTGTGCCGCTCGTGCCGCACACGACCGCGTCGCTCTGGAACAAGGTCCGCGTGACGCGCCGCACGGCCCTCTCGCTGGGGGTGGTGCATCAGGGCGACCGCTACGCGGCGATCGACAACACCGTGCGTCTGCCGCGGTTCACCCGCGTGGATGCGGGCCTGTTCCTGGGGCTCCCCCTCGGGCTCTCCACGCAGCTGCAGGTGGAGAACCTGCTCGATACCCGCTACGCCGCGACATCGAACGGCAACAACAACATCATGCCCGGGAGTGGGCGGGCGCTGCGGCTGAGCCTCTCCTACTGA